The Kosmotoga olearia TBF 19.5.1 sequence CTTGAATATTTTCTCAGCGTTTTTTGGTTCTATTCCAGGACCATTGTCACAGATAATGACTGTCACGATATCGCTTCCTTCACGAAGTTTAACGGTAACCGACGCGTCGTCAACATTTTCGCAGGCTTCTATAGCATTCAAGATCAGGTTTTTCAAAACATTCTCAAGCCTGTTTGACTGAACCTGAATCTTCCCATCGCCGTGATAGCGACAGGAGAGACGCACCTTCCTGGATTCAGCAATGGAACTCATATATCCCATAATTCTTTCGAGCAAATCTTTAAGGTTTACTTCTCCAAAATCTTCTCCGAAATGGTACAACTGCAGAACCGCAGCGATTTTTTCGCGAAACTCTGACAGGTTTCTCTTGAGTTGCTCCAGATATTTCTCATCCTTCGTGCGAATATACATATCAAAGGTTAATTGTATGGTTGCAAGAGGTTGTTTGAGACCGTGTGCAAGATCTGCGACGCTTTCAGCGCTGACTGCGTATTTTCTGGTTTTTTCCAGAAGCCGTTTTGTTTTCCAGTAGGCAGTTACATCCGAGAAACTGACGATCCACCCTTTGTTCTTCCTGACGATGGAGACAAGGAATCTCTTCTTCAAACGGCGGGAGTAAATCTCATAGTTTCCATCTTCAAACGAAAAGCGGAAACCACTACGCTTCATTAAAGCTCTAAAATCCTTTGCTTTGGTATTGTGCCTCTCAAGGAAGTATTCCTTGAAGGCCTTATTTGCTATCTTGATTTGAAAGGAATCATCGATTATGACAATAGCGATGTTGAGAGAATCCAGAACCTCGGCAAAATCTGAATACAGCTTTCTGTAAAGCTCCCATTCCTGTCCTAACTGATATACAACATTCTTATAAGCTTCGTAGATCTGGCGGTAGATGCCATGCAGTTTCCCCGGGGGAACCTCCCTTCTCCCGGCGAAAGCGTTCAAAAGCTTAAAAAGAGGGATGTTAAAAAGGTAATGGGAAACCAGAAAACCTGCACCTGCTGCAACCATAAGCGCTACAAAACTACTTACGGATAGCGAACCATACAAGAACAACACAACAAAACCGCTCAAAAAAGTCCAGATAGCAACGGTCAACGGTATTCTGAAATCCTCTTTATTCCATCTTGTTAGGAACAATTTCTATCAACTCACCTTCTCTCGCTTTGATAAGAGATTTTGCACTTCCCTCATTCACAGCGATTTCTATAAAGCCACTGCTATCAATGTGGACGAGAATTTCACCAGGTCTAACATCAAAGTATGTCTTTCCAAAGGTAGCCCCGAATTCGTTCTTTCCGTATTTAATGAGAATTTTCTCTCCTTCATTGGGATTGACAGCTTTTAAGAGTTGTTCGGGGATATTTGTTTCCATGTTTCCAAAGTGATCGTAGAAAGCCACTTCACCGATGATTGAATTACCTTTTATATGGGATTTTCTGTATCGTAATACCTCGTAGTTCATCAGCAGAGATCCCACTCTGGAAAGCTCAAGACCGTTTGCCAGATGCGCAGCTACAGCTGCGAAGATGTCTCGGCCATGGAAGGTCGTGGAATGCCCGTAGTAGTACTTTTTGTTGTCCAGTTCCCTTATTTCATGAACGCCATACTTCTCAGCCACAAAGGTGAATAAACCGTTATCCGGTCCCACAAAAGTCATTCCATTTTTGGTTCGCATGGCTATGGCTTTTCTGGATGTTCCGACGCTGGGATCAACTACACACAAAAAAATTGTGTCCTTTGGAAAATCTATAGACGCTCTGAGTAAGATATGGGCTCCCATCCTGATGTTGAAGTGGTCGATATTGTGCGTTATATCGATTATTTCTTCCTTTGTAATGCTTCGAATAACAGCCTTTGCTACACCTACATAATAACTGTCGTAACCCCAATCACTCATGAAAGCAATCATCTATCTCCCTCCGTTTTCTCAGTATATTTGTAAGCATTTTTTCTAGTTCTTCATCCTTCAATCGGTATAAATTCGTTACCGTATCGCGGTCACTCGAACCGAATCCTTCAACGACTTCCACGGAATATTCACCAACAAACACAGACCAGAAATCCTCTTCACGCTTGTTAGAGGGAAGCAACAAAGCCCCTAAAACCTTCGCATGAGGTAAAAGAAAATCTATATGCCAGTGATTTTTCTTACCACCAATAAGATGACGTTTAACCCGTGAGGTCAACCCTCCCATCCCTGAGCCGATATAAGCATATGTCCCTGGCTTCAGTTCCCATGATCTGGCTTTGGTTTTGAGATTTACATTAGAA is a genomic window containing:
- a CDS encoding GIY-YIG nuclease family protein codes for the protein MQVDSNVNLKTKARSWELKPGTYAYIGSGMGGLTSRVKRHLIGGKKNHWHIDFLLPHAKVLGALLLPSNKREEDFWSVFVGEYSVEVVEGFGSSDRDTVTNLYRLKDEELEKMLTNILRKRREIDDCFHE
- a CDS encoding sensor histidine kinase, yielding MFLTRWNKEDFRIPLTVAIWTFLSGFVVLFLYGSLSVSSFVALMVAAGAGFLVSHYLFNIPLFKLLNAFAGRREVPPGKLHGIYRQIYEAYKNVVYQLGQEWELYRKLYSDFAEVLDSLNIAIVIIDDSFQIKIANKAFKEYFLERHNTKAKDFRALMKRSGFRFSFEDGNYEIYSRRLKKRFLVSIVRKNKGWIVSFSDVTAYWKTKRLLEKTRKYAVSAESVADLAHGLKQPLATIQLTFDMYIRTKDEKYLEQLKRNLSEFREKIAAVLQLYHFGEDFGEVNLKDLLERIMGYMSSIAESRKVRLSCRYHGDGKIQVQSNRLENVLKNLILNAIEACENVDDASVTVKLREGSDIVTVIICDNGPGIEPKNAEKIFKIFFTTKPQGTGFGLALAKSFCEDNGAILRFKSIPGKGTVFSLTMKKVE
- a CDS encoding SAM hydrolase/SAM-dependent halogenase family protein codes for the protein MIAFMSDWGYDSYYVGVAKAVIRSITKEEIIDITHNIDHFNIRMGAHILLRASIDFPKDTIFLCVVDPSVGTSRKAIAMRTKNGMTFVGPDNGLFTFVAEKYGVHEIRELDNKKYYYGHSTTFHGRDIFAAVAAHLANGLELSRVGSLLMNYEVLRYRKSHIKGNSIIGEVAFYDHFGNMETNIPEQLLKAVNPNEGEKILIKYGKNEFGATFGKTYFDVRPGEILVHIDSSGFIEIAVNEGSAKSLIKAREGELIEIVPNKME